The genomic region CCCGATTCCGCGCGCCGCGTCGCGCTGTTGCTGAAGGAACGCGGCCATCCGCATCCGGTCGTGATGCTGCCTGCGACCGGCAAGACATCAGCGGAAGCGGCGGCCGGCCTCGACTGCTCCATCGCGCAGATCGCGAAGTCGATTCTCTTTCGCCGGCGCGACGACGACACGCCGGTGCTCGTCATCGCGAGCGGCGCGAATCGCGTCGACGAAGCGAAAGTCGCGGCGCGCGTCGGCGCATTGGCGCGCGCGGACGCGAAGTTCGTGCGCGAGAAAACGGGCTATGCGATCGGCGGCGTCTGCCCCATCGGACACGCGACGCAACCCGTCACGCTGATCGACGAAGACCTGCTCGCGCTCGATAGCCTTTGGGCCGCGGCGGGGCATCCGCACGCGGTGTTCAACCTGTCGCCGCGCGAGCTGGTCGAGTTGACCGGCGCACCCGTCGTCGATGTCGCGCTGCGCGAACCGGCGCCATGACGACGAACGTGCCCTCGCCTTGCGTCGACGTGTGCCGGATGAATCCGCAAACCGGCTTCTGCGACGGCTGCCTGCGCACCATCGACGAGATCGCGGCGTGGGCCGGCTATGACGGCGACGAAAAGCGCGCGGTGCTCGCGCGCATTCCGAGCCGCCGACAAGGTGCGCGCATCGTCGTGATCGGCGAATCGTTCGACGCCACGCTCGCGCTGCCCGCCGACTCCATCCGGCATTTCGCGACGCTCGTCAACGACATGAACCCGCTGCATCACGACGACGCGACCGCACGTGCAAGCCGCTTCGGAACGCTGATCGCATCGGGCACGCAGCCGACCGCGCATCTGATGGCGATGATCGCGACGCACTTCGCGCGGTACGCGCAGCCGCTCGGCCTCGAATTCGGCATCAAGCTCACGCGCGCGGTGAAGGCGAACGACGTGCTGACGATGCGCTGGCAAGTGATCGAAGCGAAGTGGAAGCCGAGTCTCGGCGGCGATCTCGCGAAGCTCGAAGGCGGCGCGGTGAACCAGCACGGCGAAACCGTGATGAAGGCGACGGCCACCATCGTCGTGATGCCGGCATGAAGACGCTTCCTCAATCGATGACCGTTTTCGAGCGCGGCTGGCTCTCGTCGAACAACGTGCTGTTCGAGGGCGCCGAAGGCACCGCGTTCGTCGATACCGGCTACGTTTCGCACGCGCCGCAGACGCTCGCGCTCGTGCGCCAAAAGCTCGGCGCGCGCAGGCTCGACCTGATCGTCAACACGCATCTGCATTCGGACCATTGCGGCGGCAACGCGCTGCTTCAGCAAACGTATGCGTGCGACACGCTCATTCCCGCCGGCGAAGCGCAGGCCGTGCGCGACTGGAACGAACGCGCATTGACGTTCGACGCCACCGGCCAGTGCTGCGACCGCTTCGGCTTCACGGGCACCATCGAACACGGCGCGACGCTCACGCTCGGCGGCTTGCCGTGGTCCGTGCTCGGCGCACCGGGACACGATCCGCATTCGCTGATGCTCTATTGCGCCGACGCCCGCGTGCTCATCAGCGCCGACGCGCTCTGGGAAAACGGCTTCGGCGTGATCTTTCCCGAACTGGAAGGCGAAAGCGGCTTTGCGGAGGAGCGCGCGGTGCTGGAGGTGATCGCGCGGCTCGACGTCGATCTCGTGATTCCCGGACACGGCGCGCCGTTCAGCGATGTCGCGCGTGCGCTGGATGTCGCGTCGTCGCGGCTCGAATACTTGCAGGCCGATCCCGCGCGCAACGCAAAGAACGCGCTCAAGGTGTTGATCGTCTTCAAGCTGATGGAAGTGCGCGCCATGAGCTTCGACGCGATCTTCGCGATGACCGCGACCGCCCGCGCGATGCGCGCCGCCGCGAGCGTGCTCGCTCCGCCGCGCGAACGCCGCGCGCTGCTGGAGAAGATCGTCGGGGAACTGGAGAAAGCCGGCGCGGTGAAGGTGAACGCGGGCGTGGTATCGGCGGCTTGAGGCGTGTGCAAAGACCACACGCAAAAGCGACGCCCAAAAAGAAAGCCGCTTGTCAGCTACGGCAAGCGGCAGAACATAGACGTGATCAACGTCGAAATTATCCTAACCCGACGATACAACCGTTGCATCGGTGCTTTCCCTACAGAACTGTAACGCTCACCTGACCGGCGCGTGTCACGGTGCGCTCGCCTCGAAGAACGCGAGAATCTCTTCGATGAGCATCTGCGGCTCTTCTTCGGGAATGTAATGGCCGCACGGCAAGGCGCGGCCGCTCACGTCGCGCGCCACGCGCCGCCATTCGGCGAGCGCATCGAAGCATCGCTCGATCACGCCGTTCTCGCCCCACAGCACGCGCAACGGACACGCGATCCTCTGCCCGCGTTCGAGATCGGCGCGGTCGTGCTCCAGATCGATGCTCGCGGACGCGCGATAGTCCTCGCACATCGCGAAGACCGCGCCCGGCTGCGCGAGCGCATCGCGATACGCCTGCAGCGCATGCGGCGCGAACGGCGCAAGCCCCGCGTGGCGATTGCCCATCACGCGGTCGATGTACGCATTCGGATTGCCGCCGATCAGAAGCTCGGGGAGCGGCGACGGCTGGATCAGCAGGAACCAGTGGAAGTACGCAGTCGCGAATTCCCGATTCGTGGCTTCGTACATGGCGAGCGTCGGCGCGATGTCGAGCAGCATCAGGCGGTCGACGGCGTCGGGAAAATCCACGGCCATGCGATGCGCGACACGCGCGCCGCGATCGTGCGCGCAGACGAGGAACCGCCCGAAGCCGAAGTGACGCATGACCGCGATTTGATCGGCGGCCATCGCGCGCTTCGAGTACGGCGTGTGGCGCTCGTCGCTCTCCGGCTTCGACGACGCGCCGTAGCCGCGCAGATCCGTGGCGATGACGGTGAAGCGACGCGCGAGAACGTCGGCGCACGCGTGCCAGATTTCGTGCGTCTGGGGATGACCGTGCAGGAGCAGCAGCGGCGGGCCGTCGCCGCCCTTGACGCCCGCGATGCGGACGCCGGCCGCATCGATCGCAAAAGGCTCGTAGTCTCGGAAGGACATCATGGGCTCTCGTCGTCGCGGTGCGAGTCATTGTAGGCGTGGCGCTTCGAATGCTCATCGTCGCGAGGCGCGTTTCGCGGCAAAACCGAGGAAGCACTCGGGATTTGCCCGGTTCGCGCCGAAAGCGCCGTGCCTATAATCGAACGATCGTTCCAAAGCGTGCACTCACGTCATGCTTGTCTCGCGCGACACTTCACGAAGGCCGCGTCGAGCGCGACAAAGACATCATCAGGAGACTCGATTCATGGCACTTCCCGCAGTCCTGCAGAATCTGGCGCTGCCCGTCATCGGCTCGCCGATGTTCATCGTCAGCTATCCGGAACTCGTGCTCGCGCAGTGCAAGGCGGGCATCGTCGGATCGTTTCCCGCGCTCAATGCGCGTCCCGCCGAACTGCTCGACCAATGGCTCACGCAGATTCAGGCGTCGCTCGCGGAACACGAGGCGGCGAACCCCGGCGCGACCATCGGGCCGATCGCGGTCAATCAGATCGTGCATCAGTCGAACGCGCGGCTCGAACACGATATTCGCGTGTGCGTCGACCATGAAGTGCCGATCTTCATCACGAGCTTGCGCGCGCCGGTCAGGAAGATGATCGACGCGGTTCATTCGTATGGCGGAATCGTGCTGCACGACGTCATCAATCTGCGGCACGCGCAAAAGGCGCTCGAAGCGGGCGTCGACGGCCTGATTCTCGTCGCGGCGGGCGCGGGCGGGCACGCGGGCACGACTTCGCCGTTCGCGCTCGTCGGCGAAGTGCGGCGCATGTTCGACGGTCCGATCGTGCTGTCAGGCTCGATTGCCAATGGCGGCTCGATTCTCGCCGCGCAAGCGATGGGCGCGGACCTCGCCTACATGGGCACGCGCTTTATCGCGACGCGCGAGGCGCATGCGCTCGAAAGCTACAAGCAGGCCATCGTCGAGTCGAGCGCCGCCGACATCATCTATACGAATCTCTTCACGGGCGTGCACGGGAATTACATTCGTCAGAGCATCGTCAACGCGGGGCTGGACCCCGACGCGCTGCCCGAGTCCGACAAGACCGCGATGAATTTCGGCGATGGATCGAGCAAGGCGAAGGCGTGGAAGGACATCTGGGGCGCGGGACAAGGCGTCGGCCTGATGCACGACGTGCCGAGCGTCGCCGAACTGGTCGCGCGGCTCAAGCGCGAGTACGAGGACACGAAGGCGCGGCTCGCGATTCGTTGACGGTCCGCGCCGCCGCAGATGAAAAAACACCGCGCACTCGGCGCGGTGTTTTCGTTTTGGCGTGACCGTGGCGCTCAGAACTTCGCGCGAATGCCGACGCCGAACGTATCGCCCGACGACATGCCGGTGTACTTGTCGTTCAGGTACGCCGCGTAGACATCGGTGCGCTTGGAGAGCGGATAGTCGTAGCCCAGCGCCCAGCTCTTGTGCGTCTGATCGAAGCCGCCGTTGCTGCGCGAGTACGCGTAGGAGGCCATCACGGTGCCCGGGCCGACCGGCACGGTCACGCCGCCTTGCCCGGTGTTGACGTGGAATGAAGTCGGCTCGATGTCGTTCTTCGTATACATGTACTGCGCGAAGAACTTCACGTACTTGAGATCGAACGACGCGCCCAGTTGCCCGACGCTCTGGCTCTTGAAGCCGGGGGTGACGAAGGCGTTAGACGTCGGCAGGTCGCCCGGCACGTTGTTGAAATTCACGTACTGATAGACGCCGGTCGCCGCGAACGGGCCGTGGAAATACAGGAACTGCGCGCTGTACTTCTTCGAGCGGCCATCGCCCGCGTTGTTGCCGAACGCGTACATCGCGCTGGCGGACAGGCCGTTGAAGTCCGGCGTCGTGTACTGAACCGCGTTGTTCCAGCCGGAATCGCCCGTCACGCCCTGATCCGTCCGGTACGTCGGGAACGTGCCCTGGCCGAGGAACACGTGATAGACCATCGGCGAAAAGACGTAGGAATCGACGAACGGGTTGAAGAGGATCGTCGAGACGAAGAGTTGCGTCGTCAGGCGGCCCGCGGTGACGGTGCCGATCGGCCCCTGAACGCCGACATACGAGTTGCGGGCGAAGAACGTGTCGCCCTGGAAGCGCCCGTACTGGCCGTTCTGTGCGCGGAAGAAGCTCTCCAGCGTGAAGATCGCCTTGTAGCCGTTGCCGAGGTCTTCAGCGCCCTTCAAGCCCCAGTAGGACGTGGACATGCCGCCGCCGCTCACGTTCCACGCGCGCTGGCCGCCGGGGAATTTCGTCGCGCCGACCCATTCGTCGACTTGGCCGTACAGCGAAACGCTCGATTGCGCGTGAGCGGCGCTCGCGGCGAAAAAGCCGATCATCGCGGCGACGGCTGTTGCCTTCACCGCGGCTTTCACCGTTCTCTGCGGCGCACGGTTGACGGTTGGCTTCATGGACTCTCCTGTCGTTTGTCAAAAGTTGAAAGCGTGGCGGGCAAAGAACGCTGCGCTCGCCTCGTCAGACCGGCGTAATGGGCTTCTTGGCGAGAGGCATCGCGTGCGGAGCGGCACCATCTTTACGGACCATTTATCCGGTCAAAAATAGTTGTCGTTATTGCGGGTATAGCGGTTGGGATACTCCGTGCGTAATCGCCGGTGGCGACGCTTCACCGCGTTCGTGCCGCACGCACGGACGGCGCGCGCCGCCGCGCCGGAGCGCGTGCACCGGCGCGCCTGTCCACGCGATGAAAGGAGTCTGAAAACGCTGGGAACGCGCAATGACCTGAAGGCCGCATTGTCCTTGCGCGCAAAAGAGAGGGGAATGTCTGACAGGAAAAGTGACGCGTCACTGTGGCGAGATTACGTCACCGCGACAAGCGCGCTGGACGCGCTATTTATTTTTCGTTAATTGCCGCTGCAAGCCGCGCTTTTAGTTGCGGAAGTTGGACGTTGCGGGCGCGCGGCCGTCTTCAGAAGGACGGCCCTGCGGACGCGGCAAGCTGCGCTCTTCGTTGTACCGCGTGATGTCGGCCCGGATCGATCCCGCGCCGTGGAATTGCGCGGCCTGATCCGCGCGCGGCACCGGGCGCATTTCCGCGCTGACGGGCGTGAGGCCGTCTTTTGCCGCGACCGGCGTGTAATGCAGCGACTGACGGCTCGCGGGGGAATCGGCGAAAACGGCCGGCGACAGCCACTCGACGCGCGGTCCCGCAAGCGCGAGCGAACCCCCGACCGCGAGCGCAGCAAGTGCGGCGGAAGCGAGAAGCCGAGATGTTTTGCGAATGCCAGTGAGCGCCATTGTCGATACGACCTGCCTCCAACGCGAAACGTCTCCGCGACGCGCGACCGGAAGACGGATTCGGCGAAGCGGACGCCAACCGTGGTTGGAGCGTGCGGGGCGCAATCGGGCGATGCGCGACCCCGCCGGTCGGCGCAATCGTCAATTTATTTGCGTTGGTGAAAGCCGTCGAGTCAAAAAGTGTTAGGCCCGCTCGATGGTTGTAACACCATGTTACGTCAGAGTTTTTTCACTTCGCCATCCTGATCGGCACGCTGGCACTAACCGCATTCGGCATCGCGGTCGCGGCCCGAATGTTGCTCGATTCGATGCGCGCGTCGGCCGCTTTAATGCGCGAAGGGTATCAATCGATCGAAGAAATGAATTTGCCAATTCAATCGGCGGCAGAGGAAAATCATGGTTTTCCCTGACGCAACGCTGGGCATGCCTCCGATGGCGCCGCCGGCAGCGCGAGTGCGAGATCTCATCAATGGCACGGCCTAAATTTCTGCCCGACAACTTCACGCTGGCGCTCGTCGGCACCGTCATCATCGCGAGCTTTCTGCCGTGTCGCGGCGGCGTGGCGGTCGCGTTCAACTGGGTCACCAACGTCGCGATCGGGCTGCTGTTCTTCCTGCACGGCGCAAAGCTCTCGCGCGAAGCCATCGTTGCCGGGGCGACGCACTGGCGCCTGCACCTCGTGGTGCTGCTGAGCACCTTCGCGATGTTTCCGGTCCTGGCCATCGCGCTCAGGCCTCTGCTGAGCCCGCTCGTGACGCCCGCGCTCTACACCGGCATCCTGTTCCTCTGCACGCTGCCGTCGACCGTTCAGTCGTCGATCGCCTTCACCTCGATGGCCAAGGGCAACGTGCCGGCCGCCGTGTGCAGCGCGTCGGCGTCGAGTCTGCTCGGCATCTTCATCACGCCGGCGCTCGTCGGCGCGCTCATCAGCAATCACGGCGCGACGACCGGCTCGCCTTGGCAGACCGTCGGCAATATCGTGCTGCAACTGCTCGTGCCGTTCATCGCGGGGCAATTGCTGCGGCCGGCCATCGGCAAATGGGTGGACCGGCACAAGCCGGTGCTCAAGTTCGTGGATCAAGGCTCGATTCTGCTCGTCGTGTATGTCGCGTTCAGCGAAGCGGTCAACGAAGGCATCTGGCATTCGATTCCGCTTTCCGCGCTCGCCGGCCTCGTCGCCGTAAGCGCCCTGCTGCTCGCGGTGGCGCTGTTCATCACCGCGTTCGGCGCGAAGCGGCTGGGCTTCAGCCGCGCCGACCAGATCACCATCATCTTCTGCGGCTCGAAGAAGAGTCTCGCGTCGGGCATTCCGATGGCCAAAGTGATCTTCGCTTCGCACGCAGTCGGCGCAGTCGTGCTGCCGCTGATGCTTTTCCATCAAATCCAGTTGATGGTCTGCGCGGTACTGGCCCAGCGATGGGGCGCGCGCAAGACCATGGCCGAACCCGCGCGCGACGCCAAGAACATGGCGGCTCCCGCCCGCCGCTGACATCCTCATCGCTTCCCTCCGAAGAAGGCCGCCCCGCGCGGCCTTTTTTGCATTTGAGCGCACGGATTGGATGCCGTCGACTCTGCCGAACGGCATAGGCAAATCAGCCTGCCTGTTGGCAAGAAGGCGTGGCAGTTGGCGGCGGCATGTCCGGCGTTTTCGCCTATGCCGTTTGGCCGACTGGCGATGACGCCGCCGCCCTGCGAAGCTCTTCACCATGTCGCCGCTCGCCTCACTGACGACGTCGGCACGGCGTTGTTTTGGACGTTTTACTAAACGGAAAACGTCCAGCAACAAACCTTTCAACACGATGGCTTACTGGTTTTCTCCTATGCCCTCTCAGCGCGGTTTCACGGCGTTTTACTATACAATCGCGCCGAACGACGCTGCGGGCCACGCCCGCGCGCACAGCAACGGAGACCACGATGCCCACCACCATCCGCGATGTCGCCCGCGCGGCCAGCGTCTCGATCGGGACGGTTTCGCGGGCGCTCAAGAATCAGCCGGGGTTGTCGGAAGCCACGCGCGCGCGAGTCGTCGAAGTCGCGCAGCGGCTCGGCTACGACTCGGCGCAATTGCGCACGCGCATTCGCCGCGTGACCTTCCTGCTGCATCGGCAGCACAACAATTTCACCGTCAGCCCGTTTTTCTCACAGGTGCTGAACGGCTTCGAAGAGGCGTGCCGCGAGCGGCGTCTCGTGCCTTCGGTGCTCACGGCCGGGCCGACGCACGACCTGGCGCAGCAAATGCGGCTGCATGCGCCCGACGCCATCGCGGTCGCGGGCTTCGTCGAGCCGGAACTGCTCGCGCATCTGCAGGCGCTCGCGCGGCCGCTCGTCCTCATCGATCTGCGCGCGCCCGGCTTTCGCTCCGTCAACGTGGACAACGCGAAGGGCGCGGCGCTTGCGATGCGGCATCTGTTCGCAACGGGCAGGCGGCGCGTCGCGTTCATCGGCGGGTCGCTCGCGCATCACAGCATCGCGCAGCGCGCGCTCGGCTATCGCAAGGCGTATTTCGATGCGGGCCTGCTCTTCGATCCCACGCTCGAAGTCACGG from Caballeronia sp. Lep1P3 harbors:
- a CDS encoding YbaK/EbsC family protein, whose product is MIEATPIEALPDSARRVALLLKERGHPHPVVMLPATGKTSAEAAAGLDCSIAQIAKSILFRRRDDDTPVLVIASGANRVDEAKVAARVGALARADAKFVREKTGYAIGGVCPIGHATQPVTLIDEDLLALDSLWAAAGHPHAVFNLSPRELVELTGAPVVDVALREPAP
- a CDS encoding DUF1289 domain-containing protein; amino-acid sequence: MNPQTGFCDGCLRTIDEIAAWAGYDGDEKRAVLARIPSRRQGARIVVIGESFDATLALPADSIRHFATLVNDMNPLHHDDATARASRFGTLIASGTQPTAHLMAMIATHFARYAQPLGLEFGIKLTRAVKANDVLTMRWQVIEAKWKPSLGGDLAKLEGGAVNQHGETVMKATATIVVMPA
- a CDS encoding MBL fold metallo-hydrolase, with the protein product MKTLPQSMTVFERGWLSSNNVLFEGAEGTAFVDTGYVSHAPQTLALVRQKLGARRLDLIVNTHLHSDHCGGNALLQQTYACDTLIPAGEAQAVRDWNERALTFDATGQCCDRFGFTGTIEHGATLTLGGLPWSVLGAPGHDPHSLMLYCADARVLISADALWENGFGVIFPELEGESGFAEERAVLEVIARLDVDLVIPGHGAPFSDVARALDVASSRLEYLQADPARNAKNALKVLIVFKLMEVRAMSFDAIFAMTATARAMRAAASVLAPPRERRALLEKIVGELEKAGAVKVNAGVVSAA
- a CDS encoding alpha/beta fold hydrolase, whose protein sequence is MSFRDYEPFAIDAAGVRIAGVKGGDGPPLLLLHGHPQTHEIWHACADVLARRFTVIATDLRGYGASSKPESDERHTPYSKRAMAADQIAVMRHFGFGRFLVCAHDRGARVAHRMAVDFPDAVDRLMLLDIAPTLAMYEATNREFATAYFHWFLLIQPSPLPELLIGGNPNAYIDRVMGNRHAGLAPFAPHALQAYRDALAQPGAVFAMCEDYRASASIDLEHDRADLERGQRIACPLRVLWGENGVIERCFDALAEWRRVARDVSGRALPCGHYIPEEEPQMLIEEILAFFEASAP
- a CDS encoding nitronate monooxygenase family protein codes for the protein MALPAVLQNLALPVIGSPMFIVSYPELVLAQCKAGIVGSFPALNARPAELLDQWLTQIQASLAEHEAANPGATIGPIAVNQIVHQSNARLEHDIRVCVDHEVPIFITSLRAPVRKMIDAVHSYGGIVLHDVINLRHAQKALEAGVDGLILVAAGAGGHAGTTSPFALVGEVRRMFDGPIVLSGSIANGGSILAAQAMGADLAYMGTRFIATREAHALESYKQAIVESSAADIIYTNLFTGVHGNYIRQSIVNAGLDPDALPESDKTAMNFGDGSSKAKAWKDIWGAGQGVGLMHDVPSVAELVARLKREYEDTKARLAIR
- a CDS encoding porin, translated to MKPTVNRAPQRTVKAAVKATAVAAMIGFFAASAAHAQSSVSLYGQVDEWVGATKFPGGQRAWNVSGGGMSTSYWGLKGAEDLGNGYKAIFTLESFFRAQNGQYGRFQGDTFFARNSYVGVQGPIGTVTAGRLTTQLFVSTILFNPFVDSYVFSPMVYHVFLGQGTFPTYRTDQGVTGDSGWNNAVQYTTPDFNGLSASAMYAFGNNAGDGRSKKYSAQFLYFHGPFAATGVYQYVNFNNVPGDLPTSNAFVTPGFKSQSVGQLGASFDLKYVKFFAQYMYTKNDIEPTSFHVNTGQGGVTVPVGPGTVMASYAYSRSNGGFDQTHKSWALGYDYPLSKRTDVYAAYLNDKYTGMSSGDTFGVGIRAKF
- a CDS encoding bile acid:sodium symporter family protein; its protein translation is MARPKFLPDNFTLALVGTVIIASFLPCRGGVAVAFNWVTNVAIGLLFFLHGAKLSREAIVAGATHWRLHLVVLLSTFAMFPVLAIALRPLLSPLVTPALYTGILFLCTLPSTVQSSIAFTSMAKGNVPAAVCSASASSLLGIFITPALVGALISNHGATTGSPWQTVGNIVLQLLVPFIAGQLLRPAIGKWVDRHKPVLKFVDQGSILLVVYVAFSEAVNEGIWHSIPLSALAGLVAVSALLLAVALFITAFGAKRLGFSRADQITIIFCGSKKSLASGIPMAKVIFASHAVGAVVLPLMLFHQIQLMVCAVLAQRWGARKTMAEPARDAKNMAAPARR
- a CDS encoding LacI family DNA-binding transcriptional regulator, producing the protein MPTTIRDVARAASVSIGTVSRALKNQPGLSEATRARVVEVAQRLGYDSAQLRTRIRRVTFLLHRQHNNFTVSPFFSQVLNGFEEACRERRLVPSVLTAGPTHDLAQQMRLHAPDAIAVAGFVEPELLAHLQALARPLVLIDLRAPGFRSVNVDNAKGAALAMRHLFATGRRRVAFIGGSLAHHSIAQRALGYRKAYFDAGLLFDPTLEVTAQAGLPADVAAADAMQRLIADARAQSHPLPDAVFAYNDAAALAAMRVCLAHGLRVPEDIAFVGFDDIPAAAHSTPPLSTVAVDKEALGRRGVELLLDDSSNPQGQADSLMSVEFIARASSGTKEEIRTP